From the Candidatus Methylomirabilis sp. genome, one window contains:
- a CDS encoding ABC transporter ATP-binding protein translates to MMGNLAKKRIGEIAAAGTKIIPGEQVSSPRPMVIRLDQVSKHYGGDGAPAVEEISFSVEQGEILVLLGPSGCGKTTTLRLIAGFEAPDGGRIEIGGRTVAHNTIFLPPEQRGVGMVFQDYALFPHLTVQENVAFGLRHLRAEQQRNRIAESLDLVGLSTLQGRYPYELSGGQQQRVALARALAPGPQVVLLDEPFSNLDADMRAQIREDVSSILRQAGTTAIFVTHDQEEAFVIADRVGVLNHGRLEQLDHSEAIYHTPATRFIAGFVGSADFVPGLVQGEQIITELGMFPNQQGLSVGQAVEMMIRPDDIDLIPDETSEATVLTRQFRGADNLCCVRLPSGRKIHSSQGSTKLIEPGTRVSVKANPTHVVCFDINGLAQ, encoded by the coding sequence ATGATGGGCAACCTGGCGAAAAAGAGGATCGGAGAAATCGCAGCAGCCGGGACGAAGATCATCCCAGGGGAACAGGTTTCATCACCGCGCCCCATGGTCATCCGGCTCGATCAGGTGAGTAAGCACTACGGAGGAGACGGCGCCCCCGCGGTCGAGGAGATCTCCTTCTCCGTCGAGCAAGGAGAGATCCTGGTGTTGCTAGGGCCGAGCGGCTGCGGCAAAACCACGACACTACGCCTCATCGCCGGGTTTGAGGCCCCCGATGGCGGTCGGATCGAGATCGGCGGCCGAACAGTCGCCCACAACACGATCTTCCTGCCGCCGGAGCAGCGAGGTGTGGGAATGGTCTTCCAGGACTATGCGCTCTTCCCGCACCTGACCGTCCAGGAGAACGTCGCATTCGGCCTGCGTCACCTGAGGGCGGAGCAACAGCGGAACCGTATCGCGGAATCGTTGGACTTGGTAGGGCTCTCAACACTTCAAGGGCGGTACCCGTATGAGCTCTCAGGCGGGCAGCAGCAACGGGTCGCTCTGGCGCGCGCGCTGGCCCCTGGCCCACAGGTGGTCTTGTTGGACGAGCCGTTCAGCAACCTGGATGCCGATATGCGGGCGCAGATACGGGAAGATGTCAGCTCGATCCTCCGCCAAGCCGGAACCACCGCCATCTTCGTAACCCACGACCAGGAGGAGGCATTTGTCATCGCCGATCGGGTCGGGGTACTGAACCATGGACGCCTGGAGCAGCTCGACCATTCGGAGGCGATCTACCATACGCCGGCCACCCGTTTTATCGCCGGGTTCGTCGGTTCGGCCGATTTCGTTCCAGGTCTCGTTCAGGGCGAGCAAATTATTACAGAGCTGGGCATGTTCCCGAACCAGCAGGGGCTTTCGGTAGGACAGGCGGTGGAGATGATGATCCGACCCGACGATATCGACCTGATCCCGGATGAAACGAGTGAGGCGACCGTACTCACCAGGCAGTTCCGTGGCGCGGACAACCTCTGCTGCGTACGCCTGCCATCCGGCCGGAAGATTCACAGCAGCCAGGGTTCAACAAAGCTGATTGAGCCGGGAACTAGGGTCTCCGTAAAGGCCAATCCGACCCATGTGGTCTGCTTCGATATCAACGGGCTTGCGCAGTGA